TTATTATTAAAATTCTCTTATGCTGTATTCTTGATTTTctattgaaattttttgtatgttTTCCCTTTCTAAGGTTCAAGTAGGAGGTTCACCTCTCTACAAGGTAGACAGGAAGTTGGGTAAAGGTGGGTTTGGGCAGGTTTTTGTTGGCCGTCGTGTTTCAGGGGGAAATGATCGCTCAAGCGGTCCGGGAGCAATGGAGGTTAGTTGAGCCCaaatttcactttttttttttttttgaagaacctTATAATTTTCATAATCGAGTTTCATGTTTATTTTGAAGTTaaccttttgttttgtttttaatttttacctGATCAGGTTGCTCTAAAATTTGAGCATAGGAACAGCAAAGGCTGTAATTATGGCCCTCCCTACGAGTGGCAAGTCTACAAGTGGGTTTTCtatcttcttttttctttctctatgATGACATATAGCTCGCAAATACATATATTTAGTGAATGGTCGTAAATTGATGTTAATTTTTGTTAAACAGCACCCTTGGTGGTAGTCACGGAGTACCTAAAGTGCACTATAAAGGAAGACAGGGCGATTACTATGTTATGGTATgctgatatatttttttttgcctACTGtgctttcttctttttcttttcttctttccgTTATGATTTACTTATGAAACTATGTTTGTGCAATATGTCACTGTAGGTTATGGACATGCTAGGTCCCAGCTTATGGGATGTATGGAACACTTCAGGGCAGGCGTAAGTATTCAAGATTATCAAGCATTTTCTTGTATATTCATATTACACATTAGGCTTTATCCATAGATCTAATATGTGGTTATGAGAAACCAAATATTTTCAAATGAACACAAGTATCATTAATTTGCTAAATCTTTTAAGTGCATTCAAGCCAAAGTGAGGTCGATGTATGGGCTGCCAATGTGCATCATTATAAACTGAAAAGGCGCGTTCTGTGTGATAGGGCTTGTTCAAGGCTGTTTGTGGTGTAAACTGATTGTGTTTGGTAGAAAATCTGGAGTGATTAGTACTATACTTCCAGTTGGGAGGCCTACTTTTAAATGTATAATGTATTATTGACTCAAATCTATTGCACTGGTGCATATATACAGGATGTCTACTGAAATGGTGGCCTGTATTGCCGTAGAGTCCCTATCAATCTTAGAGAAGATGCATTCAAGAGGGTATGTGAATGTACATCTTTCTGTGTGTGTatgtttgttttttaattttgggGGTGGAAGGGGGCATAGGTCTTCCTATTCATTTCTTTCAAAggttttgtttttcctttcttcTAACTAGTAAAATTTGAATTAACCTTTCTGTTTTGGTCAGTTATGTGCATGGGGATGTCAAGCCAGAGAATTTCTTACTTGGTCAGCCATCAACGGCACAGGAGAAGAAGTTATTTCTTGTTGATCTTGGATTAGGCAAgtaaattcatttaatatttatattttatttttgtttcattaatttttgttttttttttcaattcttttGTTTACTTTTATAATCTTCTGGTTTTTGATGTGATTGCATGATATTTCAGCAACAAAGTGGAAAGACAGCTCTAATGGCCAGCATGTTGAATATGATCAGCGTCCtgacatgtttaggtgaattaagaATTGCAGTTTTTAGGCTATAGTTTTCCATGTAGCTGTTTCAACTTTGATTAATAATTTTCTTTCTGTTCAATTCCCAGAGGAACTGTCCGATATGCTAGTGTTCATGCTCACTTGGGAAGAACTGCTAGTAGAAGAGATGATCTGGAATCATTAGCATATACACTAATTTTTCTTCTACGAGGGAGGTTACCATGGCAGGGCTATCAGGTACACTATATATTGATGTTATATATTTGTTCTGTTTCTTTTTCTGTTTTTGCTATGCATGTATTTATCGTCTTTCTTTATGGCCTTTTCACTTCGCAGGGTGATAACAAATCATTTTTAGTTTGCAAGAAAAAGATGGCAACTTCTCCTGAAATGTTGTGCTGCTTCTGCCCTCCACCTCTGAAGCAGTTTCTGGAGATTGTGGTTAACATGAAATTTGATGAAGAGCCCAACTATTCAAAattaatatctttatttgaaGGTTTGATAGGATCAAATCCTGCTGGTAGGCCACTTAAAATTGATGGTGCTCAAAAGGTAAAATAGTGTATACACGTCGATGAAATTTTGCTCATTTTAACACATGCTTATTaagtataccatatttatgctcTTATTTCAATGTAATTATTGTTAGATTATTAGCCAAGTTGGACAAAAACGGGGTAGATTGAATattgaggaagatgatgatgggCAACCAAGGAAGAAGGTTCGTCTAGGAGTTCCAGCGACACAATGGATTTCAGTTTACAATGCTCGCCAGCCAATGAAACAGAGGTgcattttttgaatgttatgttatttttttttacccTTGAAGTAGTATCATTTGTCATTTCTGTTGATATTACTAGCAGTATTCTGCCCATATTTCTTTCTGTTAATTTTTAAATGCTTGGATTGGAACCATATACAACTTTCTTTTTGTTAGCAAACTGGTATGTTCACTTTTATAGGGTTTAATTAAATTCATCTAGGTTTCTGAAATTTCACAATATATATTTTTGCTTTTTGCAATTTGTTTTCTAGAAACTAAAGGAATATTTATGATAAGTCAGCTATATTATGTTTTTCAAGGGAGCCTTCCACTTTTACCTTGATGTTGTCTCGTATTTTTTTTTTGGAGGTTCCTGCCTCTGCAAAACACCCACATCTTATTATTTGATGAGATTGTTGTAACATTTAGGATGTGGACTTTACTACTGCACCACCTTTTTGCAAAGCACTAGCTCTCCTCATATCCTTAATTATGgatgatattaattttaaattaactacTGTATATGTTAATGTACTTTGTTTCACTACAAGGATGTACATCCACGTGTCCGCATGCACACACCCCACAAAAAAAGAGATGGAAAAAAGAAAAATGAGTCGGTGGAGTAATGTCTGCTGTGGGTTGTATCGCATTGTGTATGCAAGTTATATTTTCTATTTGTGTTTTGCCTGATAACTTGTTTATCATTGTGTAATTAGGTACCATTACAATGTGGCTGATGCAAGATTGGCTCAACATGTGGAGAAAGGTGTTGCAGATGGCCTACTTATAAGTTGTGTGTCATCTTGTTCCAATCTCTGGGCTCTTATTATGGATGCTGGGACTGGCTTTACAAGCCAAGTTTATGAACTATCACCCTTCTTTTTACAtaaggtatatttttgtttgtgtactTACTTTTGATAGCCATGTTTGGATTGGATACTTTCCAGGAACAATCAAATTGACTTTCTGTTCAAATATACAGGAATGGATTATGGAACAATGGGAGAAGAACTATTACATTAGTTCTATTGCAGGTTCCAACAATGGAAGCTCGCTTGTTGTGATGTCAAAAGgtagtttttttctttcttctttagtTATTTTAGCCTTTTACTACTCTTGTCATTGCCAGTTAATATTTTCATTGAGGTTTTGCTCTTTTAAAGAGCTGTAAGATTATTTTGTGAGACTAAATCTGTTGACCAGTTATGTTGTTCATTGCATTATACATTTTTATTAATCTGTTAGAACTGTTCTTATCTGAGATTTGTTGGCGGAAGTGTCCTGCAATGTATGAAGTTCAGGTTGGCATAGCAGGACCTTTTTCTTCCTAGCTGAAAAGGCTTGTTGTTGAATCCCAGTTTTACAAGGGATATAATTGAGCTTGTTACACCTCTTATCTATTCACTCTATCCCCAAATTTTTTAAGAAGACATGCAGACACATTACAAGTATTTTAATACGTTTGTAAGATGTGGCTGTACTTAACTCTGCACTTCTATGTTACAGGAACTCTATATTCTCAACAGTCTTACAAAGTAAGTGATTCTTTTCCCTTCAAGTGGATCAATAAGAAATGGAGGGAAGGCTTTCACGTGACCTCTATGGCAACTGCTGGGAGCCGATGGGGTGTTGTTATGTCTCGCAATGCTGGCTTCAGTGATCAGGTGAAGCTAGCTCTACCCATCCTTATCTTAGTTCTTGCAATTCCTCCTAATATGTTTAGTTTATTTAATGTTTGTTTCTTCCACTTTCTTATATTGGGTCCCAATTTGGACCACATTTTTCATATAGGTTGTAGAGCTTGATTTTCTCTACCCAAGTGAGGGAATTCACAGACGTTGGGATAATGGTTACCGCATAACATCGATTGCTGCAACTTGGGACCAATCTGCCCTTATTCTTAGCATTCCCAGGCGTAAACCCGGGGATGAAACTCAGGAAACTTTGCGTACTTCTCAATTTCCGAGCACACATGTTAAGGTACCGTACAAAAAAACCTTATTTACTTGTAGAGATGAACGAGTGCTGTGGACGATCTTCTGAACCGGATTTTGGTTTTGTTTGCAGGAAAAGTGGGCGAAGAATCTATATCTGGCATCTCTATGCTACGGGCGAACCGTATCTTAGACTCTCCATTGCCGCCGGTTTCTATGAATTTTTGCGTAACTCCCTCCCCTCCCATCCCATCCCATCCCAGCCCCTTAGTTGGGTTCCTCATTGTATCTGTAAAAGGGGTTGTTGTAGCCTGTAAAAATTTAGCTGCAGCAGCAGAAAAAAATTGTTTGTTGGGGTGTCTCTCTAGCTGCAGCCACACAGATATGTTTATGTTAAATGATTTGTATGGTCTTAAATCTAATTAGTTCTGAATTACTTCCTACATGCAATGCAAGTTCAGAAATATGTTATAAGTATTCTATGTGACTTCTTTATTGAATCATTGCTAAATAACTAAAAAAGAGAAGAATGATAAAaataatttggtaatttaatattagtgttcaaatatatatatatatatgtatttttaaatATTGTTTTGCAAAAggatatataaatgtatatatacatgacGCATGATTTGTTTTTTGGTTAACTCCATTTTTGGATAACCTCGTCAGATTCTCAAAGAAAAATATTGACAAGTTTTATGAGAATGGACTCAAGTGTTTAAAATATACTTAACATGGATGATTACTAGATGGAATAATAAATAACAAAGGGATTTAAAGCTGTTCGACCATTAATGAGATCTGCGTTCACTtaatcacttttattgatgaatGAGTTTGCAAGCTTTGATTACATATTAGCTATCTTGGGTATGGAGAGAGTATTTGACATTAAGGGATGCCTACGCTATTGGGCTCAACCGAGAGATGATAAGTACGAAGGTGTGACTTGATTAGCAGTCGCTAGTCTCGATTAAGTTGTGGCTATGCCTTCTGTGACTACTCTCTGATACTGGAACTAGCAATTCGCTTACTTTCAAGAACTAGTGACCATAACCCTTAATGAAGCTAGTGACTAGAGCCCTGGCAAAGGCTCCAGTGACCATGACAGGAGCCCGAGAAGACTTCAACGACCTTGTCAGGAGCCTAGGAGGGCTCCAACGACAACCATAGCTGAGCctcatgggggggggggggggtcatcaGGCTTATGACTATACAGCTTGTGACTGGAGCTTTGCACCGTACTTTGGCGACCTTGCATGAGCTTAAATAGGTACCCATCAACCATACAAAATGACAGGCGACTAGAGAATGGTGTTCAAGTTTCTCTGAGCCTGTTTTATCTTTTGGACGTCGCTATTTCTGTCAATCTTGGCGAGACTAACATAACCAAGTTAGGCGATCTTGGCAATCTTGGGCTTTAGCCAAAATGATCAAGTGATTTTCTTACATTCATTACAAAAGTCGCGTCatcataatataatattattatcaaaCACAAAACAGTAGTAGGCTTATTATTGGAGACCAAATTGGCTTGCTAGCTTCCACTTGGCTTTCAGCGCCTCTTCCAAGCACTCCTTCACGGATTCCTCTTTTGAGGAAGACTCGCGGAATCTTTTGCAATCAGCTTTCTTCTTCTGTAGAACAATTATCCTCTCATCTAGAATTGTTGGAATGTCTTCGTCAACCTTAGCTGTTGATAGTAGAATTCTCCTGTGATCTTCTCTAGAGATGCCATTAGAAAATCCACTTTGAAGCCAGCCCATTCTATTATTGTTATGTAGTGATACCATTGTTGAAGAAGATGTTTAGTGATGTCTATCACCAAAGTGGTATGCATCTCTTTCATCACTTTACATACAAATAAAAACCCGATGCTCTTCAATTCTTGGGAATAATAGTTTCTACTAATATCTCCATATTTGTGAAGCAAAGTTTTCATAACAAATGCCAAATGTAAAGATATGGAATAACCTTCAATGTCAACAACTTTCAATGCTAGATCGCtagatttttttttcaacttCTTTTCGTGAAAGGAAGAATGAAACTCTCtaaaaataaacgacacaaactCATCTTTTGCAAAAGTAGAAAATTTTATAACCTCGCCAATTTGATCATCGTCTTCAAGTTTAAGTTGAGTAGTGTTTTCACTAATCActtcctcatcttcatcctagtaaatatgatatttaaGCTAGTCTAGCTCGCTTTCAGGTAATTTAAGTATTAAATCTCTTAATGTCATCAAAAGAGATAATGTGCCAATGTCTTTAGGATAATTTCAAAGATCTTCTCCCAATGTCTTTAGCTTCACATCTCTAAGGTCTCCTTTCAATACATTTATAACACAACgttcaaccaaataaaaattatatattaacatCCAAGATTAACAATAATTCAATAAATaacaattattattaaaaataagaacAAATTTTAATCAACTAAAATAATCAATTCTTGACGTATGCGTCTGAATGGTTTAAAAAATTTGATTGAATACAATGTGTAACTAGAACAATTATTTACTTATAAAGTACTATCAATTATTTTTTCCAGATTTATTTTTTCGTCTTTTTGTCCGTCCATTATTACTTAATTACAAATAAAAACTAGAAGAACAAAATTATTTCAAACACTATTATATATATCTTTTCTGTGTGTTTTTTATTGTGTCCCAAACGCATTCACAACTTATAAGAATTCGGCTACCAGGTGAAGTTTAGTAATCATATTGGCTATAATTGTCACCATTACTCGTAGTGAAAATTACATGTTATATGGGAATTTTAatagattgtgcaaaaatatggtttttttttcaagaaaagttcATCTAtggccttttttttttaatttcacttttatgggtttagtttcccatatttttgtataaaagtttgtttatgccatatttttactcttaatcaagttttattaatttggaaatgtatgtttgtaatttgaatattttttttagcttattttatttttttatattaattttatataactatttttatattaaatttttccatggtttttttgtaatttttttttgtcatatgaattgtgtttattatttattctttGGTTAACTCCATTTTTGGATAACCTCGTCAGTTTCTCAAAGAAAAATATTGACAAGTTTTATGAGAGTGGACTCAAGTGTTTAAAATATACTTAACATGGATCATTTCTAGATGAACGAGTGCTGTGGACGATCTTCTGAACCGGATTTTGGTTTTGTTTGCAGGATAAGTGGGCGAAGAATCTATATCTGGCATCTCTATGCTACGGGCGAACCGTATCTTAGACTCTCCATTGCCGCCGGTTTCTATGAATTTTTGCGTAACTCCCTCCCCTCCCATCCCATCCCCTTAGTTGGGCTCGACACGGTACGACATGGGCCGTGCCTATGGGTCTGCCTGGCTCGACCCAAATTATTTAGAGGCACAAAAATATGAGGAATTATTTGGAGGCTCTATTTGTAACTATATAGTTGAAGCAAGGAATTTctttttgtgtttttcttttcctATTAGATTTCTCTTTTTCTCTGTCCTTATTGAAAGATTTATTAATATGCAAGCAAggaattttctaaataattttttttttaaaattgttgttgttgtcagagttccctttttcttttatatattcttcACTTTTAAACTATTGCAAGCAAAtacatttatttttgtttgatttatCTTGTGATATATTTCACTTTTCTTTGTCCTTGTGCAAAGAATCATTAACCTCTGTGTCAAATgcgaaaaaaaaaagtatgatttaaagtttgtttaaaactaataaaatagaTATATCACtaatatattttagtaatattatttctGCAATTCACAAATAATCATCATACAtgataaataattacaaaaaagaaTAATTTATTGCAGCGAGGAAAGAGTTTATTAATTTACTTTATTTGTTTTTTTGGATATTTGCGGTATAAGTACCTAATATTTAAGGAAAATATTCAGTATGGacccaatattttttttagtGGGTAAAGTCCCAAAGTCCATAAAATAGTAATTTCGTTAAGTTCCATCAGTGTATTTCTGAGTATACGTGTAAGGGTCAGATTAAtccatttttatttgtttttaaaatcattttaaaaaaccatttaataatttgctttttaaaaataatttcataaaataattttatttatttttaaaatcctaaaaactaatttaataatcaaaataacaacaaaaaaacttaattaaaataaaataattttttttacttttgaaatgttttgaaactaaaaaaataaattaaaactaaatttaaaatccaaaCCCTAAACTAAATCATTccgtctttttcttcttcttcaccatTGTCTTCTTCCATTTCTTTCTGCATGTGGTTGTTGTCCTGTCGAAGCTTGGAGGTCGGCGTGGGGCTTGGGCGATGGCCGGAGACAACATAACCTGGGCAACCAAGCAGCTTCGATGGgatctcatcttcttcttcacttgACAGATCGATGGCGAGACTCGAAGTTGGTGCCTAAGTTCTGCAACACCGACAAGGGTGCGGCTACAAGTAGGGCTCAAGGatctttatattattttaaataatataatgttagattaaataaggtggcataatgtgatttgtcacaccttgtaatatattattgagagtcacaaaattggactcatgtatgtgcccaaatgtgacatattttggagttacaaaaatagttaccgaTTTGTAGTATTAGTTTGTATTAGTTTTCCTGTCACTGATATTGTGTTTGAATTTACATTGATGTGTCAAAAACAGAGAGATGCTTATTTTTGTAATGATGTTTCTGTTTTATTCATCATTGCAAACATAAGTTGTTCCAGCGATCAAAAGCTTATAAGTAATATTCTGATACAGGAACAAAGCATATAGAGCTTGGATTTGCACTTTTTTGTTAGAGAGAAGATTGATTGATCAAACAGCTGACATTTTGACCAACTCTGCTATAGATATATGGTTCACACAAGTAACCTAccctaataaaaattataataaaaaaatatttgaaaaataataatagattatacttataaaataaattgatatatatatttatatatataaaattaataagaaTATATTAGAGATTGTGAAATTTAATATGCTATATTATCTATACTAAtacaataaattaaaatataatataatataatataatataatttacaaattGGATATAAAAGTACAACACTTTAATTTGAAAACTTTAGGTATTTTAGCTTTTACTCAACACAATATAAATACAAGATTCTTTCCTAATAGTAGTAGAAAAAACACATACAAAGGATGTGTTACAATtacaatttattttttgaaagaaaactTCAATGCACTTCTATTTATATAAATTGTATTTGCATCTTTctgatattttttatattataattcgtataatatatgattttttaaatattacattaaattaaaaaattaatatatttcaattaaataaatattcaaaatatatagaATTGTAAACCTAATATTTTGAGTTaagtatattttaattattttctctagATATTTTTAATCTAAAAAcaaattatacatatatacataatcaataatataaacaataaaataaaaaatttaatttaaataaatttaatctattcatactctaaattatttttttattaatttctcatactttctctctctccttgTCTCCTTCAAGCTCtacttccatttttttttatttgaatgtctttttttagttattttatattaattgaaACTAGCAACACAACAAAAAATTAGTtatgattaatttatttaaattatatttttttttcttttttttaatatatatactctaatatatatattttctctctaccatagATTTTTGCATAACAAATCTTTCAATATCTTTAGTTAtataaatatttgaaataaatattaatgtaaatattaagatatataataatattattaatagttagataaatatttgaaatcaataaaaaataaaatatttaaatgttgtaaggaaaatatattttagcttattttataaatttggattaattaaaaataaaatattattatatttgacaTTATGCATAGATAAATATTGCAAGTATTAaaagatatataaatattattgtaagaAATAGAGATATTATTGAAAgtgattgaaaatatttaaaattaataaaatcataaaattaataatatttaaataatatagagaaaaaaatagagaatctgatgtatggtgtaatgtaaaacttagaggtaaaatagaaaaatgtgtgttttgaagAGGGATTTTAAAGGATAGAGTAGAGcatccattgggagtgctcttatTAAGTCACATTCCCTTcaactcaaaatattttattatttattatcattttttattattgtacttgttttttttactatacataaaaaaatcaaattaatttttttgctctattttttttttacatttttttttaatatatcatGACTATTTTTTTCCTTGTTTGGGTTAAGTAACTAATAACAATCACAttttcatatatgatttttttttcaaatttggatattcccatcagggtaaccaaatacccattcacattttcatatcagttattttttttatttcaaatttgaatgtttACATTAGGGtataactggttacccattcatgttttttatatctatttttctttcttttcaaatttGGATATTCCTATCATGGTTATTGGTTACctattcaagttttcatagctatttttttttcttcttccaaatTTTGATGTTCCCACTAGGGTAACTGGTTATccattcacattttcatcaaATTTTTTCTCTATTCATATTTGAATGTTCTCATAACTGGTTACACATTCACAaattcatatctattttttttcttttttaatttggATGTTCCTATCAGGGTTACTAGTTACCCTTTCaagttttcatatatatattctacatttggatgttcccactaggataactggttacccattcactttttcatataatttttcttcttctagatttgaatgtttccatcagggtaactagttacctattcacattttcatatttttattgtttttctttccaaatttggatgttccaAATAAGAGttaaagtaaaaagaaaatgctgaaaaaatttatttgaattttttttacatataatggaaaaaactat
The Humulus lupulus chromosome 6, drHumLupu1.1, whole genome shotgun sequence DNA segment above includes these coding regions:
- the LOC133781703 gene encoding casein kinase 1-like protein HD16 — protein: MPELRRAVRRGRARVAQKRSNSPPLRNYVKTRAAVAREAAKALARPKTGLAARKKVKEENQVIVISEEEESDSEPLEEDEEKVVVEEEEEEEEEEEEEEEEEEEEEEEEDDKAVMGDESGGLSANKAAGKEDETVPFPEKVQVGGSPLYKVDRKLGKGGFGQVFVGRRVSGGNDRSSGPGAMEVALKFEHRNSKGCNYGPPYEWQVYNTLGGSHGVPKVHYKGRQGDYYVMVMDMLGPSLWDVWNTSGQAMSTEMVACIAVESLSILEKMHSRGYVHGDVKPENFLLGQPSTAQEKKLFLVDLGLATKWKDSSNGQHVEYDQRPDMFRGTVRYASVHAHLGRTASRRDDLESLAYTLIFLLRGRLPWQGYQGDNKSFLVCKKKMATSPEMLCCFCPPPLKQFLEIVVNMKFDEEPNYSKLISLFEGLIGSNPAGRPLKIDGAQKIISQVGQKRGRLNIEEDDDGQPRKKVRLGVPATQWISVYNARQPMKQRYHYNVADARLAQHVEKGVADGLLISCVSSCSNLWALIMDAGTGFTSQVYELSPFFLHKEWIMEQWEKNYYISSIAGSNNGSSLVVMSKGTLYSQQSYKVSDSFPFKWINKKWREGFHVTSMATAGSRWGVVMSRNAGFSDQVVELDFLYPSEGIHRRWDNGYRITSIAATWDQSALILSIPRRKPGDETQETLRTSQFPSTHVKEKWAKNLYLASLCYGRTVS